In one Aquabacterium sp. OR-4 genomic region, the following are encoded:
- a CDS encoding carbon-nitrogen hydrolase family protein: MTLHIAALQMVSTPDVGRNLAAAGRLIAEAADAGAQLVALPEYFCLLGRSDRDKLLVAEAEGDGPIQAFLAAAAQRHGLYLVGGTLPLRGADAEHVRNASLVYAPDGRCVARYDKMHLFAFDNGRERYDEGRVLEAGTAPVAFEARLGGRAWRVGLSVCYDLRFPELYRALMQPPCDLLVVPSAFTHTTGQAHWELLLRARAVENQCYVLAPAQGGLHENGRRTWGHSLVASPWGTLLACQPEGEAVVLAEASAGHLAEVRQQLPALAHRRL; the protein is encoded by the coding sequence ATGACGCTCCACATCGCCGCCCTGCAAATGGTGTCCACGCCCGACGTGGGCCGCAACCTGGCCGCTGCCGGCCGCCTGATCGCCGAGGCCGCCGACGCCGGGGCGCAGCTGGTGGCCCTGCCCGAGTACTTCTGCCTGCTGGGCCGCAGCGACCGCGACAAGCTGCTGGTGGCCGAGGCCGAGGGCGACGGCCCGATCCAGGCCTTTCTGGCCGCCGCCGCGCAGCGCCATGGCCTGTACCTGGTGGGCGGCACGCTGCCCTTGCGCGGCGCCGATGCCGAGCATGTGCGCAATGCCAGCCTGGTCTACGCGCCCGACGGGCGCTGCGTGGCGCGCTACGACAAGATGCACCTGTTCGCGTTCGACAACGGCCGCGAGCGCTACGACGAAGGCCGCGTGCTCGAGGCCGGCACCGCGCCGGTGGCCTTCGAGGCCCGGCTGGGCGGGCGGGCCTGGCGGGTGGGTCTGTCGGTGTGCTACGACCTGCGCTTTCCCGAGCTCTACCGCGCGCTGATGCAGCCGCCCTGCGATCTGCTGGTGGTGCCCTCGGCCTTCACCCACACCACCGGGCAGGCGCACTGGGAGCTGCTGCTGCGTGCCCGCGCCGTGGAGAACCAGTGCTATGTGCTGGCGCCGGCCCAGGGCGGCCTGCACGAGAACGGTCGCCGCACCTGGGGCCACAGCCTGGTGGCCAGCCCCTGGGGCACGCTGCTGGCCTGCCAGCCCGAGGGCGAGGCGGTGGTGCTGGCCGAAGCCTCGGCCGGCCACCTGGCCGAGGTGCGCCAGCAGCTGCCGGCACTGGCGCACCGCCGGCTGTGA
- a CDS encoding YhdP family protein — MSFTSLAARSGTALWRLLGRIWRLAFGALLLLASLAVVAWLTLHWGILPRIDEWRPRVEREASRAIGAPVSIGRITVRSGSWVPAFELSDVVLRDARGREALRLPRVAAALSVPSLLGLHLRFDQLLIDGARLEVRRDARGRWHVGGLDVEGGSGATLDGSASADWFFEQHEFVIRGGELRWVDELRAAPPLALADVQLVLRNRGLRHAMRLDATPPPDWGQRFTLIAQARQPLLTGSGLLRTGFTRAGDWRRWKGSLFAHLPHADVSQLRRHVDLPMDLTQGHGALRAWLDWDQAQPRAATVDVALADVSLRLGAGLEPLAFQRISGRLSADRDEAGLRVAASGLAFDTADGHRWAPSTLALRVQQRQTLAAPPAAGAASAAAPAAAAPVTGGELSADRLDLAPLAELAERLPLGRSVRELLQQLSPQGTVQQLHARWSGPLDAPASYQVRAAVRGMAIAAASAPGPDGVGRPGWRGADLDFVAGESGGQATLTLKQGALEFPGVFSQAVVPLNSFSAQLQWRIAAAATPEAAPRIELKLDKVRFANDDAQGEASATWRTGSGPDFAKGGRLPGVLELSGRLTSARATAVARYLPTGIGPDTRAWVTRAVEGGELHNVSFRVKGDLWDFPFVNRRDGEFRIAGELRNVTLAPVPPGPGETWPAFGQVSGELVFERNSMQFQKTRGRLWGVELTDVQGRIRDLSPQAVLELEGVARGPASDLLRYVATTPIGGWIDDALAPTTASGQAELRLALNIPLEHSVDTVLRGSVLLPGNDVRLRTDLPLLAQARGRVDFTHRGVQVPGLQAQALGGELQIDGGTQADGSLRLGATGTASLDGLRRATELGAVARAATQWQGRVQGQAPYRLQVQVQRGQTELQLSSTLQGVSIDLPPPLRKQAGETMALRLSTTPQPEPRGAAAAAPAPAQTQAQTQTQGQGAAASRDLLRLELGPLQATLLRDLSGPEPQLLRSAWAWAAPLPEPAAGGRATLVLPALDLDAWRALWAPGAPLAASAAVAGSSAGLATLLPHSIRLQTPELLAEGRRLTGLTLDLQRMGQPGEEGWRAQVAADQTSGTVEWRDARGSLSAGRIKARLARLSVPPSEADGMAGLLDRVPASVPALDIDIANFELSGKALGHLAVEAVNRGAPGADGAPRAQWRLDRLVLDNPDARLSASGQWQAVPGDAARRRMALDFKLDIADGGALLERLGFGRVVRGAKGRLQGTLGWDGSPLALHLPTLEGGFQVALEGGQFLKADAGAGRLLGVLNLQALPRRLLLDFSDVFAEGFGFDDVGGEVRVRRGVAETHNLRMRGLQAAVLMEGSADIARATQDLHVVVVPELNTASASLAYVAVNPAIGLGAFLGQWLLREPLRQASLREFRISGAWDDPKVERLERRFLEPAAAGATAPAAAASGAGR, encoded by the coding sequence ATGTCCTTTACGTCGCTTGCCGCCCGCTCGGGCACTGCCCTGTGGCGGCTGCTGGGGCGGATCTGGCGCCTGGCCTTCGGTGCCTTGTTGTTGCTTGCCAGCTTAGCCGTGGTGGCTTGGCTGACCCTGCACTGGGGGATTCTGCCCCGCATCGACGAATGGCGCCCCCGGGTGGAACGTGAAGCCAGCCGCGCCATCGGGGCTCCCGTGAGCATCGGCCGCATCACGGTGCGCAGCGGCAGCTGGGTGCCGGCCTTCGAATTGAGCGATGTCGTCTTGCGCGACGCCCGCGGCCGCGAGGCGCTGCGCCTGCCGCGCGTGGCCGCCGCGCTGTCGGTGCCCTCGCTGCTGGGCCTGCACCTGCGCTTTGATCAGCTGCTGATCGACGGCGCCCGGCTCGAGGTGCGGCGCGACGCGCGCGGCCGCTGGCATGTGGGCGGGCTGGACGTGGAGGGCGGCAGCGGCGCAACGCTGGATGGCAGCGCCTCGGCCGACTGGTTCTTCGAGCAGCACGAGTTCGTCATCCGCGGTGGCGAGCTGCGCTGGGTGGACGAGCTGCGCGCCGCGCCGCCGCTGGCCCTGGCCGATGTGCAGCTGGTGCTGCGCAACCGCGGCCTGCGCCATGCCATGCGGCTGGATGCCACGCCGCCGCCCGACTGGGGCCAGCGCTTCACGCTGATCGCGCAGGCGCGCCAGCCGCTGCTCACCGGCAGCGGCCTGCTGCGCACGGGTTTCACCCGGGCCGGCGACTGGCGGCGCTGGAAGGGCAGCCTCTTTGCCCACCTGCCGCATGCCGATGTCTCGCAGCTGCGCCGCCATGTCGACCTGCCGATGGACCTGACCCAGGGCCATGGCGCGCTGCGCGCCTGGCTCGACTGGGACCAGGCCCAGCCGCGCGCGGCCACGGTGGACGTGGCGCTGGCCGATGTGTCGCTGCGCCTGGGCGCCGGGCTCGAGCCGCTGGCCTTTCAGCGCATCAGCGGCCGCCTGAGCGCCGACCGCGACGAGGCCGGCCTGCGCGTGGCCGCCAGCGGCCTGGCCTTCGACACCGCTGACGGTCACCGCTGGGCGCCCAGCACGCTGGCGCTGCGCGTGCAGCAGCGCCAGACGCTGGCCGCGCCGCCTGCGGCCGGCGCCGCCTCGGCGGCCGCCCCGGCCGCGGCCGCGCCAGTGACCGGCGGCGAGCTCAGCGCCGACCGGCTCGATCTGGCGCCGCTGGCCGAGCTGGCCGAGCGCCTGCCGCTGGGCCGCAGCGTGCGCGAGCTGCTGCAGCAGCTGTCGCCGCAGGGCACGGTGCAGCAGCTGCATGCGCGCTGGAGCGGGCCGCTGGACGCGCCGGCCAGCTACCAGGTGCGCGCCGCGGTGCGCGGCATGGCGATTGCGGCGGCGAGCGCACCGGGCCCCGACGGCGTGGGGCGGCCCGGCTGGCGCGGCGCCGATCTGGACTTCGTCGCCGGCGAGTCCGGCGGCCAGGCCACGCTGACGCTGAAGCAGGGCGCGCTCGAGTTTCCCGGCGTGTTCAGCCAGGCGGTGGTGCCGCTCAACAGCTTCTCGGCGCAGCTGCAGTGGCGCATTGCCGCCGCCGCCACGCCCGAGGCCGCGCCGCGCATCGAGCTCAAGCTCGACAAGGTGCGCTTCGCCAACGACGACGCCCAGGGCGAGGCCAGTGCCACCTGGCGCACCGGCAGCGGCCCCGATTTCGCCAAGGGCGGCCGCCTGCCCGGCGTGCTCGAGCTCAGCGGCCGGCTGACCAGCGCCCGGGCCACCGCGGTGGCGCGCTACCTGCCCACCGGCATCGGCCCCGACACCCGCGCCTGGGTGACCCGCGCGGTCGAGGGTGGCGAGCTGCACAACGTGAGCTTTCGGGTCAAGGGCGACCTGTGGGACTTTCCGTTCGTCAACCGCCGCGACGGCGAGTTCCGCATTGCCGGCGAGCTGCGCAATGTCACGCTGGCGCCGGTGCCGCCGGGCCCCGGCGAAACCTGGCCGGCCTTTGGCCAGGTGAGCGGCGAGCTGGTGTTCGAGCGCAACAGCATGCAGTTCCAGAAGACCCGCGGCCGGCTGTGGGGCGTGGAGCTGACCGACGTGCAGGGCCGCATCCGCGACCTCTCGCCCCAGGCCGTGCTCGAGCTGGAGGGCGTGGCGCGCGGCCCGGCCTCCGACCTGCTGCGCTACGTGGCCACCACGCCCATCGGCGGCTGGATCGACGACGCGCTGGCGCCCACCACCGCCAGCGGCCAGGCCGAGCTGCGCCTGGCGCTGAACATCCCGCTCGAGCACTCGGTGGACACGGTGCTGCGCGGCAGCGTGCTGCTGCCCGGCAACGATGTGCGCCTGCGCACCGACCTGCCGCTGCTGGCCCAGGCCCGCGGCCGCGTCGACTTCACCCACCGCGGCGTGCAGGTGCCGGGCCTGCAGGCCCAGGCGCTGGGCGGCGAGCTGCAGATCGACGGCGGCACCCAGGCCGATGGCAGCCTGCGCCTCGGCGCCACCGGCACGGCCAGCCTGGACGGCCTGCGCCGCGCCACCGAGCTGGGCGCCGTGGCGCGTGCCGCCACGCAGTGGCAGGGCCGCGTGCAGGGCCAGGCGCCCTACCGCCTGCAGGTGCAGGTGCAGCGCGGCCAGACCGAGCTGCAGCTGAGCAGCACGCTGCAGGGCGTGAGCATCGACCTGCCGCCGCCGCTGCGCAAACAGGCCGGCGAGACCATGGCCTTGCGGCTGAGCACCACGCCGCAGCCCGAGCCACGCGGCGCCGCGGCGGCGGCCCCGGCACCCGCCCAGACCCAGGCTCAAACCCAGACCCAGGGCCAAGGCGCAGCAGCCAGCCGCGACCTGCTGCGCCTGGAGCTGGGCCCGCTGCAGGCCACGCTGCTGCGAGATTTGAGCGGGCCCGAGCCGCAGCTGCTGCGCTCGGCCTGGGCCTGGGCCGCGCCGCTGCCCGAGCCGGCCGCCGGTGGCCGCGCCACGCTGGTGCTGCCGGCGCTGGACCTGGACGCCTGGCGCGCGCTGTGGGCGCCCGGCGCGCCGCTGGCGGCCAGCGCGGCGGTGGCCGGCAGCAGCGCCGGCCTGGCCACGCTGCTGCCGCACAGCATCCGCCTGCAGACCCCCGAGCTGCTGGCCGAGGGCCGGCGCCTGACCGGCCTGACGCTGGACCTGCAGCGCATGGGCCAGCCGGGCGAGGAGGGCTGGCGCGCCCAGGTGGCGGCCGACCAGACCAGCGGCACGGTGGAGTGGCGCGACGCGCGCGGCAGCTTGTCGGCCGGGCGCATCAAGGCGCGGCTGGCGCGGCTGTCGGTGCCGCCGTCCGAGGCCGACGGCATGGCCGGCCTGCTCGATCGCGTGCCGGCCAGCGTGCCGGCGCTGGACATCGACATCGCCAACTTCGAGCTCAGCGGCAAGGCCCTGGGCCACTTGGCGGTGGAAGCGGTGAACCGGGGGGCACCGGGGGCCGACGGCGCGCCGCGCGCCCAGTGGCGGCTCGACCGGCTGGTGCTCGACAACCCCGACGCGCGCCTGAGCGCCAGCGGCCAGTGGCAGGCGGTGCCGGGCGACGCGGCGCGGCGGCGCATGGCGCTGGACTTCAAGCTCGACATCGCCGACGGCGGCGCGCTGCTCGAACGCCTGGGCTTCGGCCGCGTGGTGCGCGGCGCCAAGGGGCGGCTGCAGGGCACGCTGGGCTGGGACGGCTCGCCGCTGGCGCTGCACCTGCCCACGCTGGAGGGCGGCTTCCAGGTGGCGCTGGAGGGTGGCCAGTTCCTCAAGGCCGATGCCGGCGCCGGCCGCCTGCTGGGCGTGCTCAACCTGCAGGCCCTGCCGCGCCGGCTGCTGCTGGACTTCAGCGACGTGTTTGCCGAGGGCTTCGGCTTCGACGACGTGGGCGGCGAGGTGCGGGTTCGGCGCGGCGTGGCCGAAACCCACAACCTGCGCATGCGTGGCCTGCAGGCCGCGGTGCTGATGGAGGGCTCGGCCGACATCGCGCGCGCCACGCAGGATCTGCACGTGGTGGTGGTGCCCGAGCTCAACACCGCCAGTGCCTCGCTGGCCTATGTGGCGGTGAACCCGGCCATCGGCCTGGGCGCGTTTCTGGGCCAGTGGCTGCTGCGCGAGCCGCTGCGCCAGGCCAGCCTGCGCGAGTTCCGCATCAGCGGGGCCTGGGACGACCCCAAGGTCGAACGCCTGGAGCGCCGCTTTCTCGAGCCCGCCGCCGCGGGCGCCACCGCGCCGGCCGCAGCTGCCTCAGGCGCCGGGCGCTGA
- a CDS encoding helix-turn-helix transcriptional regulator: protein MRATVPTPPAAPTAPQRPASRPTQAAGAGVGPLLREWRNRRRRSQLDLALDVGVSPRHLSFIETGRARPSAAMVLALAEQLALPLRERNRLLLAAGHAPRFSQRGLDAPEMAAVRSALQRLLDAHHPYPGVVLDRHWNVLLANDAARALIHLLPPALLAPPLNMLRVSLHPQGFAAATANFAEWGGYLIDELQRAVAQGADPVLVALQQELLALPNVAALRAELAAHGGRAADEGPTLLLPCVMDLPLDGPGSAPQRVSLFTTLTAFGTPRDITLDELAVELFYPADAASQALLRAAAARASAPGA from the coding sequence ATGCGCGCCACCGTCCCCACGCCGCCCGCCGCGCCCACCGCGCCCCAGCGCCCTGCCAGCCGGCCCACGCAGGCCGCGGGCGCCGGCGTGGGCCCGCTGCTGCGCGAGTGGCGCAACCGGCGCCGGCGCAGCCAGCTCGATCTGGCACTCGACGTGGGCGTGTCGCCACGCCACCTCAGCTTCATCGAGACCGGCCGCGCGCGGCCCAGCGCGGCCATGGTGCTGGCGCTGGCCGAGCAGCTGGCGCTGCCGCTGCGCGAGCGCAACCGCCTGCTGCTGGCCGCCGGCCATGCGCCGCGCTTCAGCCAGCGCGGCCTCGACGCGCCCGAGATGGCCGCCGTGCGCAGCGCGCTGCAGCGCCTGCTCGATGCCCACCACCCCTACCCCGGCGTGGTGCTCGACCGCCACTGGAACGTGCTGCTGGCCAATGACGCAGCGCGTGCGCTGATCCATCTGCTGCCGCCGGCGCTGCTGGCCCCGCCGCTGAACATGCTGCGCGTGAGCCTGCACCCGCAGGGCTTTGCCGCGGCCACCGCCAACTTTGCCGAGTGGGGCGGCTACCTGATCGACGAACTGCAGCGCGCCGTGGCCCAGGGCGCCGACCCGGTGCTGGTGGCGCTGCAGCAGGAGCTGCTGGCCCTGCCCAACGTGGCGGCGCTGCGCGCCGAACTGGCGGCCCACGGCGGGCGCGCCGCCGACGAGGGCCCGACCCTGCTGCTGCCCTGCGTGATGGACCTGCCGCTCGACGGCCCCGGCAGCGCGCCGCAGCGCGTGTCGCTGTTCACCACGCTCACCGCCTTTGGCACGCCACGCGACATCACGCTGGACGAGCTGGCGGTGGAGCTGTTCTACCCGGCCGATGCCGCCAGCCAGGCGCTGCTGCGTGCGGCGGCCGCGCGCGCCTCAGCGCCCGGCGCCTGA
- a CDS encoding PEP-CTERM sorting domain-containing protein: MAAVPPDPSPSAAPVAPAPPAPSAGPAVAVVRRRRVRRRRAAGARAEAWAGRLAARALPLLLLLALSAGAASLALTLWSAATGADPYRLGAPGVHFEGEALAPAHALLQPPAAAASALTAPASGAAGEAWLPPATARRAALWRQGAQASALAQGAQAALPAEPALSYRQHCVWGQPGRNPYRGTVVQALQSARLPDEVVRQVAAQVAAGTPTDRLEIRREGIRALGSGRRFDPRRVALTFGQTLCVNARVNFAAGHMEPAALYEAADAGGRVYAVMVPEVCGNVSVLSQQGERAPRLLAVAEPAPPGPMRRLPAALEDGGGEGLFAFADDRPAQSVPEPGTLACVLLGLALIGWFSRARRGAADRRRDGRR; encoded by the coding sequence ATGGCTGCCGTACCGCCCGATCCGTCCCCCTCCGCTGCACCTGTTGCGCCGGCACCGCCCGCCCCATCGGCCGGGCCGGCCGTGGCGGTGGTGCGCCGGCGCCGCGTGCGCCGCCGCCGTGCGGCAGGCGCTCGTGCCGAGGCCTGGGCCGGCCGGCTGGCGGCGCGGGCCCTGCCGCTGTTGCTGCTGCTGGCCTTGTCGGCCGGTGCCGCCAGCCTGGCGCTGACCCTGTGGTCGGCCGCCACCGGGGCCGATCCCTACCGCCTGGGCGCGCCCGGCGTGCATTTCGAGGGCGAGGCGCTGGCGCCCGCGCATGCGCTGCTGCAGCCGCCGGCCGCGGCGGCATCGGCCCTGACGGCACCGGCCTCTGGCGCGGCGGGCGAGGCCTGGTTGCCGCCGGCCACGGCGCGGCGGGCCGCGCTGTGGCGGCAGGGCGCCCAGGCCAGCGCGCTGGCGCAAGGCGCCCAGGCCGCGCTGCCGGCCGAGCCGGCGCTCAGCTACCGCCAGCACTGCGTGTGGGGCCAGCCCGGCCGCAACCCCTACCGTGGCACGGTGGTGCAGGCGCTGCAGTCGGCGCGCCTGCCCGACGAGGTGGTGCGCCAGGTGGCCGCCCAGGTGGCGGCCGGCACGCCCACCGACCGGCTGGAGATCCGGCGCGAGGGCATCCGCGCGCTGGGCAGCGGTCGGCGTTTTGACCCGCGCCGCGTGGCACTGACCTTTGGCCAGACCTTGTGCGTGAATGCGCGCGTGAACTTTGCCGCCGGCCACATGGAGCCGGCCGCGCTGTACGAGGCGGCCGACGCCGGCGGCCGGGTGTATGCGGTGATGGTGCCCGAGGTCTGCGGCAACGTCTCGGTGCTGTCGCAGCAGGGCGAGCGGGCGCCGCGCCTGCTGGCGGTGGCCGAGCCGGCACCGCCCGGCCCCATGCGCCGCCTGCCCGCGGCGCTGGAGGACGGCGGCGGCGAGGGGCTGTTCGCCTTTGCCGACGATCGGCCGGCGCAGTCGGTGCCCGAGCCCGGCACGCTGGCCTGCGTGCTGCTGGGCCTGGCGCTGATCGGCTGGTTCAGCCGAGCTCGGCGCGGCGCGGCAGATCGGCGCCGCGACGGCCGCAGGTGA
- a CDS encoding PAS domain-containing sensor histidine kinase — MAGIPSRWHARLLAGLACLCLAGAALALRRLVLAAGAGAPALAGAAAGWAAWVVVCGLGLAACAAVLARQREQARGAQRLALAAAEGRCQQQALARALADRSATEDFLRLVADSLPGRLSYWDRDNRCRFANRGFCDWHGVTPAQMQGRRIADLGPPWDRRAAHNAPHVAAVLEGRAQRFERDDTTPAGQPCTSLAHYVPDRRGEQVVGFVVLATDLSAEKARERELAAALTRAEAATRAKSAFLANMSHEIRTPLNAILGLVQLLRQDSEAAASARRLAHVEDASRHLLALINDILDLSRVEAGKLTLEPRDFDLPALLDRVQALLAERARAKGLVLALQVGDVPVRVHADATRLTQVLLNLAGNAVKFTEQGQVTLTAALCPDPGQPPATGWRVRFEVADTGPGIAPERLATLFQPFEQGDASMTRRYGGSGLGLAISREVVALLGGRIEVDSRPGEGARFAFTLVLPPPQVPAPVPLDVGAAVQALRQRHAGRRVLLVEDNPINQVVASELLHAAGLCVALAANGAQALGEAQRQAPALILMDVQMPVMDGLAATREWRAHEARSACPRTPVVALTATAFAAERGACLQAGMDDHLTKPIDAAQLYTLLLRWLDDPTAG; from the coding sequence ATGGCAGGCATCCCGTCCCGATGGCACGCCAGGCTGTTGGCGGGCCTGGCCTGCCTGTGCCTGGCCGGCGCGGCCCTGGCACTGCGCCGGCTGGTGCTGGCGGCCGGGGCGGGCGCGCCGGCGCTTGCCGGGGCGGCGGCGGGCTGGGCCGCGTGGGTCGTGGTCTGCGGCCTGGGCCTGGCGGCCTGTGCCGCGGTGCTGGCGCGGCAGCGCGAGCAGGCGCGCGGTGCGCAGCGACTGGCGCTGGCCGCTGCCGAAGGCCGGTGCCAGCAGCAGGCGCTGGCCCGGGCCCTGGCCGACCGCAGCGCCACCGAGGATTTTCTGCGCCTGGTGGCCGACAGCCTGCCCGGGCGCCTGAGCTACTGGGACCGCGACAACCGCTGCCGTTTTGCCAACCGCGGCTTTTGCGACTGGCATGGCGTGACGCCGGCGCAGATGCAGGGGCGCCGCATCGCCGATCTGGGCCCGCCCTGGGATCGCCGCGCCGCGCACAACGCGCCGCATGTGGCGGCGGTGCTCGAAGGCCGGGCCCAGCGCTTCGAGCGCGACGACACCACGCCCGCCGGCCAGCCCTGCACCTCGCTGGCGCACTACGTGCCCGACCGGCGTGGCGAGCAGGTGGTGGGCTTCGTGGTGCTGGCCACCGACCTCAGTGCCGAGAAGGCGCGCGAGCGCGAGCTGGCCGCCGCCCTCACCCGGGCCGAGGCCGCCACACGCGCCAAGAGCGCCTTCCTGGCCAACATGAGCCACGAGATCCGCACGCCGCTCAACGCCATCCTGGGCCTGGTGCAGCTGCTGCGCCAGGACAGCGAGGCCGCGGCCTCGGCACGCCGGCTGGCGCATGTGGAAGACGCCTCGCGCCACCTGCTGGCGCTGATCAACGACATCCTCGACCTGTCGCGGGTGGAGGCCGGCAAGCTCACGCTGGAGCCGCGCGATTTCGACCTGCCGGCGCTGCTGGACCGCGTGCAGGCGCTGCTGGCCGAGCGTGCGCGCGCCAAGGGCCTGGTGCTGGCGCTGCAGGTGGGCGATGTGCCGGTGCGGGTGCATGCCGATGCCACCCGCCTGACCCAGGTGCTGCTGAACCTGGCCGGCAACGCGGTGAAGTTCACCGAGCAGGGGCAGGTCACATTGACAGCGGCGCTGTGCCCCGACCCGGGCCAGCCGCCCGCCACCGGCTGGCGGGTGCGTTTCGAGGTGGCCGACACCGGCCCCGGCATCGCACCCGAGCGCCTGGCCACGCTGTTCCAGCCCTTCGAGCAGGGCGACGCCTCGATGACCCGGCGCTACGGCGGCAGTGGCCTGGGCCTGGCCATCTCGCGCGAGGTGGTGGCCCTGCTGGGCGGGCGCATCGAGGTGGACAGCCGGCCCGGCGAGGGTGCGCGCTTCGCGTTCACGCTGGTGCTGCCGCCGCCACAGGTGCCGGCACCGGTGCCGCTGGATGTGGGCGCCGCTGTGCAGGCGCTGCGCCAGCGCCATGCCGGGCGCCGCGTGCTGCTGGTGGAGGACAACCCGATCAACCAGGTGGTGGCCAGCGAGCTGCTGCACGCGGCCGGCCTGTGCGTGGCCCTGGCCGCCAACGGCGCGCAGGCGCTCGGCGAGGCCCAGCGCCAGGCGCCGGCGCTGATCCTGATGGACGTGCAGATGCCGGTGATGGACGGCCTGGCCGCCACGCGCGAGTGGCGCGCCCACGAGGCGCGCAGCGCCTGCCCGCGCACCCCGGTGGTGGCGCTGACCGCCACCGCCTTTGCCGCCGAGCGCGGCGCCTGCCTGCAGGCCGGCATGGACGACCACCTGACCAAGCCGATCGACGCCGCGCAGCTGTACACGCTGCTGCTGCGCTGGCTGGACGACCCCACCGCCGGCTGA